The Oncorhynchus kisutch isolate 150728-3 linkage group LG20, Okis_V2, whole genome shotgun sequence genome has a segment encoding these proteins:
- the LOC109865399 gene encoding next to BRCA1 gene 1 protein isoform X2: MLILNHHAMFFELNLQIKASFGISHFQVKYFDEDNEEVSVNSQGEYEEAVKSAEKQGNQLHMNVYKAKQGQAGAGPVKAQDVKELKGDLRPAPPYPSRVKTVDKGTQVTPERDVVVVKDNKLTKPEDKPPPAWFRSYMEKFKDEVVKEVVEKMCNDFSGQCCTHKAPDHDGPLEALGAVGGVNVKGKKISSSSTGPPAYTSLVYTPDCSKCKRPASDGAYQCSVCPSCILCELCRHSHDPSHNLVRTKTPLSITEHGMSGELRFPRRGDRTVRKAERQRLKAESRQLKAEVKEIKKKLRLEKRGLQWSGPGTTFARSNMATTQAPALAPEPAAPEPSPGPAPDPQASSPEGPEVSHTTLVPTMAALFLDENLPDGTFLEPGTKFIKYWKMRNSGTINWTSETKLKCMWGNLALASEEKREVAVPLLQPGQVGVVSVAFVAPVMEGPYTSHWRLVHCGEQFGPRVWCSIVVAPSTSRNTNCPPSKCLKDEPRPVVVEKVEGWSSSRDNGLAMSVDYCHRDYYLPSVDLLTAQDLLSFELLDMNIVQELEKVPNNTPVDLTPCMSPLPHDGPLLENPGPALFQDITETSRVNNLLGVKRENSDPLGHEDGDEGDISGSQFVCETVIRSLTLEEAPDHKPPRRHQPSYCKPKALPAVAPGPVFDYERKVLDTAVRVAGPDVLMGVMRGQGSPPGHPQITLSEEETVTEVLLAPEVENVYMELYALKEEDKEDKKARNDVNEEEEDEEDEKNVNYDEMEEDETADWDEVSSQISTLSSSSCEDYVIVMPDCFDTSRPLGESMYSSALSEPVTTGAAEQEEDSDSEREELDRATPEGERQEGAGAAALVTEAPIHSSVNQMLCASQTLDAVPLTPEVVPPPIPLLSPQALYTHRSEAVHVAEPTSQHASGPVEPCEPAVRLNVSSQTRLAGSDSVLEMYHSRPRSYPHRRGQGGMTEGLVKGALSVAASAYKALFTGQSCSTKRGVDPASQDASMMAVLLEMGFGDQRLNQQLLRKHKHNLLHTVNELVAKADYEWGAATRY; encoded by the exons TCTGCAGATAAAAGCATCGTTTGGCATAAGCCATTTCCAAGTGAAATATTTTGATGAGGACAATGAAGAG GTTTCCGTTAACAGTCAAG GGGAATATGAGGAGGCGGTGAAG AGTGCAGAGAAGCAGGGGAACCAGTTGCACATGAATGTTTACAAGGCAAAGCAGGGTCAGGCTGGCGCTGGGCCGGTCAAGGCCCAAGATGTGAAGGAGCTGAAGGGTGACCTCCGGCCGGCCCCTCCGTACCCCTCCAGGGTCAAGACTGTGGACAAAGGCACACAGGTCACCCCTGAGCGAGATGTT GTGGTTGTGAAGGACAACAAATTGACCAAGCCAGAGGATAAACCTCCCCCAGCTTGGTTCAGATCTTACATGGAAAAA tTCAAGGATGAGGTGGTAAAGGAGGTAGTGGAGAAAATGTGTAACGACTTCTCTGGCCAGTGCTGCACCCACAAGGCTCCTGACCACGACGGGCCCCTCGAGGCCCTTGGAGCTGTAGGTGGAGTAAATGTCAAGGGGAAAAAGATCAGCTCCTCCTCCACGGGGCCCCCTGCCTACACTTCATTGGTCTATACTCCTGACTGCAGCAAATGCAAGAGACCAGCCTCTGATGGAGCGTATCAGTGCAG TGTGTGTCCATCCTGCATCTTATGTGAGCTGTGTCGACACAGCCACGACCCCAGCCACAACCTGGTGAGAACTAAGACGCCCCTCTCCATCACTGAGCACGGCATGTCAGGAGAATTAAG GTTCCCAAGGCGAGGAGACAGGACGGTGCGCAAGGCTGAGCGTCAGCGCCTCAAAGCTGAGAGTAGGCAGCTCAAGGCCGAGGTGAAGGAGATCAAGAAGAAGCTGAGGCTGGAAAAGAGGGGCCTGCAATGGAGTGGCCCTGGCACTACCTTTGCCAGATCCAATATGGCCACCACCCAGGCTCCAGCCCTGGCCCCTGAACCTGCTGCTCCAGAACCATCCCCAGGTCCTGCCCCAGACCCCCAGGCCTCCAGTCCAGA GGGTCCCGAGGTCTCCCACACCACCTTGGTGCCCACTATGGCTGCCTTGTTTCTGGATGAAAATCTGCCTGATGGGACCTTCCTAGAGCCCGGCACCAAGTTCATCAAGTACTGGAAGATGAGGAACTCGGGCACCATCAACTGGACCTCAGAGACCAAG CTGAAGTGCATGTGGGGTAACCTGGCCCTGGCGTCGGAGGAAAAGCGCGAGGTGGCCGTGCCCCTGCTGCAGCCGGGCCAGGTGGGCGTGGTCAGTGTGGCCTTTGTTGCCCCGGTGATGGAGGGCCCCTACACCTCCCACTGGCGCCTGGTGCACTGCGGAGAGCAGTTTGGCCCCCGCGTGTGGTGCAGCATCGTGGTGGCCCCCAGCACCAGCCGAAACACCAACTGTCCTCCGAGCAAATGCCTG AAGGACGAGCCCAGGCCTGTGGTTGTGGAGAAGGTGGAGGGATGGTCCAGCTCCAGGGACAATGGCCTGGCCATGTCTGTAGACTACTGCCACAGAGACTACTACTTACCCTCTGTAGACCTGCTCACTGCACAG GATCTGTTGTCCTTTGAATTGCTGGATATGAACATTGTACAAGAGTTGGAGAAAGTTCCAAACAACACTCCAGTTG ATCTGACCCCCTGTATGTCCCCTCTGCCCCACGACGGCCCTCTACTGGAGAACCCAGGCCCTGCTCTGTTCCAAGACATCACTGAGACGAGCAGGGTCAATAACCTGCTGG GTGTGAAGAGGGAGAACTCTGACCCCCTTGGCCACGAGGATGGGGATGAGGGGGATATCAGTGGGTCCCAATTTGTGTGTGAGACGGTGATCCGCTCTCTCACCCTGGAGGAGGCTCCCGACCACAAGCCCCCGCGCAGACATCAACCCAGCTACTGCAAGCCCAAAG CACTCCCAGCTGTAGCCCCGGGACCTGTCTTTGACTATGAGAGGAAAGTACTTGACACTGCAGTAAGAGTGGCAGGACCAGATGTGCTGATGGGGGTTATGAGAGGTCAAGGTTCACCTCCAGGCCATCCCCAGATCACACTGTCAGAGGAGGAGACCGTCACAG AGGTGCTTCTGGCCCCAGAGGTTGAAAATGTGTACATGGAGCTGTATGCACTGAAGGAGGAGGACAAGGAAGACAAAAAAGCCAGAAATGATGtgaacgaggaggaggaggatgaagaagatGAAAAGAATGTGAACTACGATGAGATGGAAGAAGACGAGACAGCAGACTGGGACGAGGTGAGCAGCCAGATATCCACCTTGTCCTCGTCCTCCTGCGAGGACTACGTCATCGTCATGCCCGACTGCTTCGACACCAGTCGGCCGCTGGGCGAGTCCATGTACAGCTCCGCCCTCTCTGAGCCCGTCACTACTGGAGCCGCGGAGCAGGAGGAGGATTCGGACTCGGAGCGTGAGGAACTGGACAGGGCCACCCCAGAGGGGGAGAGGCAAGAAGGGGCCGGGGCTGCAGCCTTAGTCACGGAGGCTCCAATCCACAGCAGTGTCAACCAGATGCTGTGTGCCTCCCAGACACTGGACGCCGTGCCCCTCACCCCCGAGGTGGTGCCCCCGCCCATCCCTCTCCTGTCCCCACAGGCCCTGTACACACACAG GTCTGAAGCGGTCCATGTTGCAGAGCCAACGAGTCAACACGCTTCAGGACCAGTAGAACCATGCGAACCAGCGGTCCGTTTAAATG TATCTAGTCAAACCAGACTGGCAGGCTCCGACAGTGTCTTGGAGATGTACCACTCCAGACCCCGCAGCTACCCCCACCGACG GGGCCAAGGCGGTATGACAGAGGGACTTGTCAAGGGGGCTTTGTCAGTGGCAGCGTCTGCCTACAAGGCTCTCTTCACTGGACAGAGCTGCTCCACAAAG CGTGGTGTGGATCCGGCCAGCCAGGACGCCTCCATGATGGCTGTGCTGCTGGAGATGGGTTTCGGGGACCAGCGGCTCAATCAGCAGCTTCTGAGGAAGCACAAACACAACCTGCTGCACACCGTCAATGAGCTGGTCGCAAAGGCCGATTATGAATGGGGCGCCGCCACACGCTACTGA
- the LOC109865399 gene encoding next to BRCA1 gene 1 protein isoform X3 produces the protein MRVQQGAKIKASFGISHFQVKYFDEDNEEVSVNSQGEYEEAVKSAEKQGNQLHMNVYKAKQGQAGAGPVKAQDVKELKGDLRPAPPYPSRVKTVDKGTQVTPERDVVVVKDNKLTKPEDKPPPAWFRSYMEKFKDEVVKEVVEKMCNDFSGQCCTHKAPDHDGPLEALGAVGGVNVKGKKISSSSTGPPAYTSLVYTPDCSKCKRPASDGAYQCSVCPSCILCELCRHSHDPSHNLVRTKTPLSITEHGMSGELRFPRRGDRTVRKAERQRLKAESRQLKAEVKEIKKKLRLEKRGLQWSGPGTTFARSNMATTQAPALAPEPAAPEPSPGPAPDPQASSPEGPEVSHTTLVPTMAALFLDENLPDGTFLEPGTKFIKYWKMRNSGTINWTSETKLKCMWGNLALASEEKREVAVPLLQPGQVGVVSVAFVAPVMEGPYTSHWRLVHCGEQFGPRVWCSIVVAPSTSRNTNCPPSKCLKDEPRPVVVEKVEGWSSSRDNGLAMSVDYCHRDYYLPSVDLLTAQDLLSFELLDMNIVQELEKVPNNTPVDLTPCMSPLPHDGPLLENPGPALFQDITETSRVNNLLGVKRENSDPLGHEDGDEGDISGSQFVCETVIRSLTLEEAPDHKPPRRHQPSYCKPKALPAVAPGPVFDYERKVLDTAVRVAGPDVLMGVMRGQGSPPGHPQITLSEEETVTEVLLAPEVENVYMELYALKEEDKEDKKARNDVNEEEEDEEDEKNVNYDEMEEDETADWDEVSSQISTLSSSSCEDYVIVMPDCFDTSRPLGESMYSSALSEPVTTGAAEQEEDSDSEREELDRATPEGERQEGAGAAALVTEAPIHSSVNQMLCASQTLDAVPLTPEVVPPPIPLLSPQALYTHRSEAVHVAEPTSQHASGPVEPCEPAVRLNVSSQTRLAGSDSVLEMYHSRPRSYPHRRGQGGMTEGLVKGALSVAASAYKALFTGQSCSTKRGVDPASQDASMMAVLLEMGFGDQRLNQQLLRKHKHNLLHTVNELVAKADYEWGAATRY, from the exons ATAAAAGCATCGTTTGGCATAAGCCATTTCCAAGTGAAATATTTTGATGAGGACAATGAAGAG GTTTCCGTTAACAGTCAAG GGGAATATGAGGAGGCGGTGAAG AGTGCAGAGAAGCAGGGGAACCAGTTGCACATGAATGTTTACAAGGCAAAGCAGGGTCAGGCTGGCGCTGGGCCGGTCAAGGCCCAAGATGTGAAGGAGCTGAAGGGTGACCTCCGGCCGGCCCCTCCGTACCCCTCCAGGGTCAAGACTGTGGACAAAGGCACACAGGTCACCCCTGAGCGAGATGTT GTGGTTGTGAAGGACAACAAATTGACCAAGCCAGAGGATAAACCTCCCCCAGCTTGGTTCAGATCTTACATGGAAAAA tTCAAGGATGAGGTGGTAAAGGAGGTAGTGGAGAAAATGTGTAACGACTTCTCTGGCCAGTGCTGCACCCACAAGGCTCCTGACCACGACGGGCCCCTCGAGGCCCTTGGAGCTGTAGGTGGAGTAAATGTCAAGGGGAAAAAGATCAGCTCCTCCTCCACGGGGCCCCCTGCCTACACTTCATTGGTCTATACTCCTGACTGCAGCAAATGCAAGAGACCAGCCTCTGATGGAGCGTATCAGTGCAG TGTGTGTCCATCCTGCATCTTATGTGAGCTGTGTCGACACAGCCACGACCCCAGCCACAACCTGGTGAGAACTAAGACGCCCCTCTCCATCACTGAGCACGGCATGTCAGGAGAATTAAG GTTCCCAAGGCGAGGAGACAGGACGGTGCGCAAGGCTGAGCGTCAGCGCCTCAAAGCTGAGAGTAGGCAGCTCAAGGCCGAGGTGAAGGAGATCAAGAAGAAGCTGAGGCTGGAAAAGAGGGGCCTGCAATGGAGTGGCCCTGGCACTACCTTTGCCAGATCCAATATGGCCACCACCCAGGCTCCAGCCCTGGCCCCTGAACCTGCTGCTCCAGAACCATCCCCAGGTCCTGCCCCAGACCCCCAGGCCTCCAGTCCAGA GGGTCCCGAGGTCTCCCACACCACCTTGGTGCCCACTATGGCTGCCTTGTTTCTGGATGAAAATCTGCCTGATGGGACCTTCCTAGAGCCCGGCACCAAGTTCATCAAGTACTGGAAGATGAGGAACTCGGGCACCATCAACTGGACCTCAGAGACCAAG CTGAAGTGCATGTGGGGTAACCTGGCCCTGGCGTCGGAGGAAAAGCGCGAGGTGGCCGTGCCCCTGCTGCAGCCGGGCCAGGTGGGCGTGGTCAGTGTGGCCTTTGTTGCCCCGGTGATGGAGGGCCCCTACACCTCCCACTGGCGCCTGGTGCACTGCGGAGAGCAGTTTGGCCCCCGCGTGTGGTGCAGCATCGTGGTGGCCCCCAGCACCAGCCGAAACACCAACTGTCCTCCGAGCAAATGCCTG AAGGACGAGCCCAGGCCTGTGGTTGTGGAGAAGGTGGAGGGATGGTCCAGCTCCAGGGACAATGGCCTGGCCATGTCTGTAGACTACTGCCACAGAGACTACTACTTACCCTCTGTAGACCTGCTCACTGCACAG GATCTGTTGTCCTTTGAATTGCTGGATATGAACATTGTACAAGAGTTGGAGAAAGTTCCAAACAACACTCCAGTTG ATCTGACCCCCTGTATGTCCCCTCTGCCCCACGACGGCCCTCTACTGGAGAACCCAGGCCCTGCTCTGTTCCAAGACATCACTGAGACGAGCAGGGTCAATAACCTGCTGG GTGTGAAGAGGGAGAACTCTGACCCCCTTGGCCACGAGGATGGGGATGAGGGGGATATCAGTGGGTCCCAATTTGTGTGTGAGACGGTGATCCGCTCTCTCACCCTGGAGGAGGCTCCCGACCACAAGCCCCCGCGCAGACATCAACCCAGCTACTGCAAGCCCAAAG CACTCCCAGCTGTAGCCCCGGGACCTGTCTTTGACTATGAGAGGAAAGTACTTGACACTGCAGTAAGAGTGGCAGGACCAGATGTGCTGATGGGGGTTATGAGAGGTCAAGGTTCACCTCCAGGCCATCCCCAGATCACACTGTCAGAGGAGGAGACCGTCACAG AGGTGCTTCTGGCCCCAGAGGTTGAAAATGTGTACATGGAGCTGTATGCACTGAAGGAGGAGGACAAGGAAGACAAAAAAGCCAGAAATGATGtgaacgaggaggaggaggatgaagaagatGAAAAGAATGTGAACTACGATGAGATGGAAGAAGACGAGACAGCAGACTGGGACGAGGTGAGCAGCCAGATATCCACCTTGTCCTCGTCCTCCTGCGAGGACTACGTCATCGTCATGCCCGACTGCTTCGACACCAGTCGGCCGCTGGGCGAGTCCATGTACAGCTCCGCCCTCTCTGAGCCCGTCACTACTGGAGCCGCGGAGCAGGAGGAGGATTCGGACTCGGAGCGTGAGGAACTGGACAGGGCCACCCCAGAGGGGGAGAGGCAAGAAGGGGCCGGGGCTGCAGCCTTAGTCACGGAGGCTCCAATCCACAGCAGTGTCAACCAGATGCTGTGTGCCTCCCAGACACTGGACGCCGTGCCCCTCACCCCCGAGGTGGTGCCCCCGCCCATCCCTCTCCTGTCCCCACAGGCCCTGTACACACACAG GTCTGAAGCGGTCCATGTTGCAGAGCCAACGAGTCAACACGCTTCAGGACCAGTAGAACCATGCGAACCAGCGGTCCGTTTAAATG TATCTAGTCAAACCAGACTGGCAGGCTCCGACAGTGTCTTGGAGATGTACCACTCCAGACCCCGCAGCTACCCCCACCGACG GGGCCAAGGCGGTATGACAGAGGGACTTGTCAAGGGGGCTTTGTCAGTGGCAGCGTCTGCCTACAAGGCTCTCTTCACTGGACAGAGCTGCTCCACAAAG CGTGGTGTGGATCCGGCCAGCCAGGACGCCTCCATGATGGCTGTGCTGCTGGAGATGGGTTTCGGGGACCAGCGGCTCAATCAGCAGCTTCTGAGGAAGCACAAACACAACCTGCTGCACACCGTCAATGAGCTGGTCGCAAAGGCCGATTATGAATGGGGCGCCGCCACACGCTACTGA
- the LOC109865399 gene encoding next to BRCA1 gene 1 protein isoform X1, with amino-acid sequence MGLPVTIKVNFRGNVKKFVAPDLDKSEWESVEAWIKASFGISHFQVKYFDEDNEEVSVNSQGEYEEAVKSAEKQGNQLHMNVYKAKQGQAGAGPVKAQDVKELKGDLRPAPPYPSRVKTVDKGTQVTPERDVVVVKDNKLTKPEDKPPPAWFRSYMEKFKDEVVKEVVEKMCNDFSGQCCTHKAPDHDGPLEALGAVGGVNVKGKKISSSSTGPPAYTSLVYTPDCSKCKRPASDGAYQCSVCPSCILCELCRHSHDPSHNLVRTKTPLSITEHGMSGELRFPRRGDRTVRKAERQRLKAESRQLKAEVKEIKKKLRLEKRGLQWSGPGTTFARSNMATTQAPALAPEPAAPEPSPGPAPDPQASSPEGPEVSHTTLVPTMAALFLDENLPDGTFLEPGTKFIKYWKMRNSGTINWTSETKLKCMWGNLALASEEKREVAVPLLQPGQVGVVSVAFVAPVMEGPYTSHWRLVHCGEQFGPRVWCSIVVAPSTSRNTNCPPSKCLKDEPRPVVVEKVEGWSSSRDNGLAMSVDYCHRDYYLPSVDLLTAQDLLSFELLDMNIVQELEKVPNNTPVDLTPCMSPLPHDGPLLENPGPALFQDITETSRVNNLLGVKRENSDPLGHEDGDEGDISGSQFVCETVIRSLTLEEAPDHKPPRRHQPSYCKPKALPAVAPGPVFDYERKVLDTAVRVAGPDVLMGVMRGQGSPPGHPQITLSEEETVTEVLLAPEVENVYMELYALKEEDKEDKKARNDVNEEEEDEEDEKNVNYDEMEEDETADWDEVSSQISTLSSSSCEDYVIVMPDCFDTSRPLGESMYSSALSEPVTTGAAEQEEDSDSEREELDRATPEGERQEGAGAAALVTEAPIHSSVNQMLCASQTLDAVPLTPEVVPPPIPLLSPQALYTHRSEAVHVAEPTSQHASGPVEPCEPAVRLNVSSQTRLAGSDSVLEMYHSRPRSYPHRRGQGGMTEGLVKGALSVAASAYKALFTGQSCSTKRGVDPASQDASMMAVLLEMGFGDQRLNQQLLRKHKHNLLHTVNELVAKADYEWGAATRY; translated from the exons ATAAAAGCATCGTTTGGCATAAGCCATTTCCAAGTGAAATATTTTGATGAGGACAATGAAGAG GTTTCCGTTAACAGTCAAG GGGAATATGAGGAGGCGGTGAAG AGTGCAGAGAAGCAGGGGAACCAGTTGCACATGAATGTTTACAAGGCAAAGCAGGGTCAGGCTGGCGCTGGGCCGGTCAAGGCCCAAGATGTGAAGGAGCTGAAGGGTGACCTCCGGCCGGCCCCTCCGTACCCCTCCAGGGTCAAGACTGTGGACAAAGGCACACAGGTCACCCCTGAGCGAGATGTT GTGGTTGTGAAGGACAACAAATTGACCAAGCCAGAGGATAAACCTCCCCCAGCTTGGTTCAGATCTTACATGGAAAAA tTCAAGGATGAGGTGGTAAAGGAGGTAGTGGAGAAAATGTGTAACGACTTCTCTGGCCAGTGCTGCACCCACAAGGCTCCTGACCACGACGGGCCCCTCGAGGCCCTTGGAGCTGTAGGTGGAGTAAATGTCAAGGGGAAAAAGATCAGCTCCTCCTCCACGGGGCCCCCTGCCTACACTTCATTGGTCTATACTCCTGACTGCAGCAAATGCAAGAGACCAGCCTCTGATGGAGCGTATCAGTGCAG TGTGTGTCCATCCTGCATCTTATGTGAGCTGTGTCGACACAGCCACGACCCCAGCCACAACCTGGTGAGAACTAAGACGCCCCTCTCCATCACTGAGCACGGCATGTCAGGAGAATTAAG GTTCCCAAGGCGAGGAGACAGGACGGTGCGCAAGGCTGAGCGTCAGCGCCTCAAAGCTGAGAGTAGGCAGCTCAAGGCCGAGGTGAAGGAGATCAAGAAGAAGCTGAGGCTGGAAAAGAGGGGCCTGCAATGGAGTGGCCCTGGCACTACCTTTGCCAGATCCAATATGGCCACCACCCAGGCTCCAGCCCTGGCCCCTGAACCTGCTGCTCCAGAACCATCCCCAGGTCCTGCCCCAGACCCCCAGGCCTCCAGTCCAGA GGGTCCCGAGGTCTCCCACACCACCTTGGTGCCCACTATGGCTGCCTTGTTTCTGGATGAAAATCTGCCTGATGGGACCTTCCTAGAGCCCGGCACCAAGTTCATCAAGTACTGGAAGATGAGGAACTCGGGCACCATCAACTGGACCTCAGAGACCAAG CTGAAGTGCATGTGGGGTAACCTGGCCCTGGCGTCGGAGGAAAAGCGCGAGGTGGCCGTGCCCCTGCTGCAGCCGGGCCAGGTGGGCGTGGTCAGTGTGGCCTTTGTTGCCCCGGTGATGGAGGGCCCCTACACCTCCCACTGGCGCCTGGTGCACTGCGGAGAGCAGTTTGGCCCCCGCGTGTGGTGCAGCATCGTGGTGGCCCCCAGCACCAGCCGAAACACCAACTGTCCTCCGAGCAAATGCCTG AAGGACGAGCCCAGGCCTGTGGTTGTGGAGAAGGTGGAGGGATGGTCCAGCTCCAGGGACAATGGCCTGGCCATGTCTGTAGACTACTGCCACAGAGACTACTACTTACCCTCTGTAGACCTGCTCACTGCACAG GATCTGTTGTCCTTTGAATTGCTGGATATGAACATTGTACAAGAGTTGGAGAAAGTTCCAAACAACACTCCAGTTG ATCTGACCCCCTGTATGTCCCCTCTGCCCCACGACGGCCCTCTACTGGAGAACCCAGGCCCTGCTCTGTTCCAAGACATCACTGAGACGAGCAGGGTCAATAACCTGCTGG GTGTGAAGAGGGAGAACTCTGACCCCCTTGGCCACGAGGATGGGGATGAGGGGGATATCAGTGGGTCCCAATTTGTGTGTGAGACGGTGATCCGCTCTCTCACCCTGGAGGAGGCTCCCGACCACAAGCCCCCGCGCAGACATCAACCCAGCTACTGCAAGCCCAAAG CACTCCCAGCTGTAGCCCCGGGACCTGTCTTTGACTATGAGAGGAAAGTACTTGACACTGCAGTAAGAGTGGCAGGACCAGATGTGCTGATGGGGGTTATGAGAGGTCAAGGTTCACCTCCAGGCCATCCCCAGATCACACTGTCAGAGGAGGAGACCGTCACAG AGGTGCTTCTGGCCCCAGAGGTTGAAAATGTGTACATGGAGCTGTATGCACTGAAGGAGGAGGACAAGGAAGACAAAAAAGCCAGAAATGATGtgaacgaggaggaggaggatgaagaagatGAAAAGAATGTGAACTACGATGAGATGGAAGAAGACGAGACAGCAGACTGGGACGAGGTGAGCAGCCAGATATCCACCTTGTCCTCGTCCTCCTGCGAGGACTACGTCATCGTCATGCCCGACTGCTTCGACACCAGTCGGCCGCTGGGCGAGTCCATGTACAGCTCCGCCCTCTCTGAGCCCGTCACTACTGGAGCCGCGGAGCAGGAGGAGGATTCGGACTCGGAGCGTGAGGAACTGGACAGGGCCACCCCAGAGGGGGAGAGGCAAGAAGGGGCCGGGGCTGCAGCCTTAGTCACGGAGGCTCCAATCCACAGCAGTGTCAACCAGATGCTGTGTGCCTCCCAGACACTGGACGCCGTGCCCCTCACCCCCGAGGTGGTGCCCCCGCCCATCCCTCTCCTGTCCCCACAGGCCCTGTACACACACAG GTCTGAAGCGGTCCATGTTGCAGAGCCAACGAGTCAACACGCTTCAGGACCAGTAGAACCATGCGAACCAGCGGTCCGTTTAAATG TATCTAGTCAAACCAGACTGGCAGGCTCCGACAGTGTCTTGGAGATGTACCACTCCAGACCCCGCAGCTACCCCCACCGACG GGGCCAAGGCGGTATGACAGAGGGACTTGTCAAGGGGGCTTTGTCAGTGGCAGCGTCTGCCTACAAGGCTCTCTTCACTGGACAGAGCTGCTCCACAAAG CGTGGTGTGGATCCGGCCAGCCAGGACGCCTCCATGATGGCTGTGCTGCTGGAGATGGGTTTCGGGGACCAGCGGCTCAATCAGCAGCTTCTGAGGAAGCACAAACACAACCTGCTGCACACCGTCAATGAGCTGGTCGCAAAGGCCGATTATGAATGGGGCGCCGCCACACGCTACTGA
- the LOC109865698 gene encoding transmembrane protein 106B isoform X1 → MVTVGHPSASKEGTEAIVPQEQDPEKRRFRSHSQLYGAIGDSIGNVGDNCPTCRGIGRIPRKHDQLVAVISCSDKRLRPSRTKLYVCISVVLCLLICFLILFFLFPRSISLSPVTVQSVMVFFTPNKVEMQVTNVFNFTNDNFAEMEVLDFDMQVLIDETVMGRIKISNMTSVKSRSEKLYTVVIPIIIEDPGLNNYCKSTSIRIHTLFLLLQMTMNVSYLAHSEQLSKDTFEYIDCGANTTIPHPIGQIIFER, encoded by the exons ATGGTCACTGTCGGACACCCCAGTGCCTCCAAGGAGGGCACAGAGGCCATTGTGCCTCAGGAACAAGATCCAGAGAAGAGAAGATTTCGGTCCCACTCCCAACTATATGGAGCCATCGGGGACAGCATAGGCAATGTAGGAGATAACTGCCCGACTTGTCGGGGAATAGGGCGTATTCCAAGAA AACATGATCAGCTAGTGGCAGTCATCTCATGTTCAGACAAAAGACTGAGGCCCAGCCGcac GAAACTCTACGTGTGTATCTCGGTGGTGCTGTGTCTCCTGATCTGCTTTCtgatcctcttcttcctcttcccacGGAGTATCTCACTATCCCCTGTCACCGTCCAATCAGTGATGGTCTTCTTCACCCCAAACAAAGTTGAAATGCAAGTCACC AATGTTTTCAACTTCACCAATGACAATTTTGCGGAGATGGAAGTCTTGGACTTTGATATGCAAGTCCTGATCGATGAAACCGTGATGGGCAGAATCAAGATATCTAATATGACCTCGGTCAAATCACGTTCAGAGAAATTG TATACTGTTGTCATACCCATAATAATTGAGGACCCAGGCCTGAA TAATTACTGCAAGTCAACCTCCATAAGGATTCACACCTTGTTCTTACTTTTGCA AATGACAATGAATGTGTCCTACCTGGCTCACTCAGAGCAGCTGTCCAAAGACACCTTTGAGTACATTGACTGTGGAGCCAACACCACCATTCCCCA
- the LOC109865698 gene encoding transmembrane protein 106B isoform X2, which yields MVTVGHPSASKEGTEAIVPQEQDPEKRRFRSHSQLYGAIGDSIGNVGDNCPTCRGIGRIPRKHDQLVAVISCSDKRLRPSRTKLYVCISVVLCLLICFLILFFLFPRSISLSPVTVQSVMVFFTPNKVEMQVTNVFNFTNDNFAEMEVLDFDMQVLIDETVMGRIKISNMTSVKSRSEKLNDNECVLPGSLRAAVQRHL from the exons ATGGTCACTGTCGGACACCCCAGTGCCTCCAAGGAGGGCACAGAGGCCATTGTGCCTCAGGAACAAGATCCAGAGAAGAGAAGATTTCGGTCCCACTCCCAACTATATGGAGCCATCGGGGACAGCATAGGCAATGTAGGAGATAACTGCCCGACTTGTCGGGGAATAGGGCGTATTCCAAGAA AACATGATCAGCTAGTGGCAGTCATCTCATGTTCAGACAAAAGACTGAGGCCCAGCCGcac GAAACTCTACGTGTGTATCTCGGTGGTGCTGTGTCTCCTGATCTGCTTTCtgatcctcttcttcctcttcccacGGAGTATCTCACTATCCCCTGTCACCGTCCAATCAGTGATGGTCTTCTTCACCCCAAACAAAGTTGAAATGCAAGTCACC AATGTTTTCAACTTCACCAATGACAATTTTGCGGAGATGGAAGTCTTGGACTTTGATATGCAAGTCCTGATCGATGAAACCGTGATGGGCAGAATCAAGATATCTAATATGACCTCGGTCAAATCACGTTCAGAGAAATTG AATGACAATGAATGTGTCCTACCTGGCTCACTCAGAGCAGCTGTCCAAAGACACCTTTGA